Below is a genomic region from Mycolicibacterium neworleansense.
CATGCGGGTCTCGGCAGGCTTCTTGGTCAGCGGGCGGTCCGGGAAGATGTTGATCCACACCTTGCCGCCACGCTTGATGTGCCGGTTGATGGCGATACGAGCGGACTCGATCTGCCGGTTGGTGATGTAGGCATGGCCGAGGGCCTGAATGCCGTAGTCACCGAAGCTCACCGACGTGCCGCCGCTGGCGATGCCACGCTGCCGAGGGTGATGCTGCTTGCGGTGCTTGACCTTGCGGGGAATCAGCATGATTAGTTCTCCGTGCTCTCAGCTGCGGGTGCCGAAGCAGCCGCGGCCTCGGTTGCGGCCGGTGCATCGTCACCGGTCGCGGCGCGGCCGGCTTCGGTGCCGCTGCGACGCGGCCGGGTGCCCGACGGACGCTCACGACGCGGCCGGTCACTGGCCGGCGCGGCGGCGGTGAGCTCACGCTTGCCACCGACGATGTCGCCCTTGTAGATCCACACCTTCACGCCGATCCGGCCGAAGGTGGTCTTGGCCTCGTAGAGGCCGTAGTCGATGTCCGCGCGCAGCGTGTGCAGCGGAACCCGACCCTCGCGGTAGAACTCCGAGCGGCTCATCTCAGCACCGCCGAGGCGACCCGAGCACTGCACCCGGATGCCCTTGACGTTGGGCTGACGCATGGCCGACTGGATCGCCTTACGCATCGCGCGACGGAACGCCACGCGGTTGCTCAGCTGCTCGGCAACACCCTGGGCGACGAGCTGAGCCTGCGACTCAGGGTTCTTCACCTCGAGGATGTTCAGCTGAACCTGCTTGCCGGTCAGCTTCTCCAGGTCGGCGCGGATGCGGTCGGCCTCGGTGCCGCGGCGTCCGATGACGATGCCGGGACGCGCGGTGTGGATGTCAACGCGGACCCGGTCGCGGGTGCGCTCGATCTCCACGTCGGCGATACCGGCGCGCTCCAGACCAGTGGCCAGCAGACGCCGGATGGCGACGTCTTCCTTCACGTAGTCCGAGTACTGCTTGTCGGCGTACCAACGGGACTTCCACTCGGTGGTGATACCGAGCCGGAAACCGTGGGGATTGATCTTCTGGCCCACTACTCCGAGCCTCCCTTCGTCTCGGCAGACTTCTTCGTGGCGGCCTTGCTGCCCTGAGCACGACGGCTACGTGCCGAACCGGCGCCCGCACCCTTCTGCTTGGGCGGACGGCTCTCGACGATCACCGTGATGTGGCTGGTGCGCTTGCGAATCCGGAACGCACGCCCCTGGGCACGCGGACGGATGCGCTTGGCGGTCGGGCCCTCGTCTGCGTAGACGGTGGCGACCACCAGGGTCGTCGGGTCCAGGCCCTCGTTGTTCTGCGCGTTGGCGGCAGCGCTGGCGATCACCTTGGCAACCGGCTCGCTTGCGGCCTGCGGCGCCCACCGCAAGATGTCGAGGGCTTCCTCGACGCTCTTGCCGCGGACCAGATCGATGACGCGGCGGGCCTTGCTGGCCGAGACGCGCACAAAGCGCGCCTTGGCGGTTGCGGACGGATATTCGATGACATTACTGACTGTGTTACTCATCGCCGCTTGCTCTTCCGGTCGTCCTTGATGTGACCCTTGAAGGTGCGCGTCGGGGCGAACTCGCCGAGCTTGTGCCCGACCATCGCCTCGGTGACGAACACCGGGACATGCTTGCGGCCGTCATGCACCGCAAAGGTGTGCCCGATGAAGTCGGGGAGGATGGTCGACCGACGCGACCAGGTCTTGATGACCTGCTTGGTGTTCTTCTCGTTCTGAACGTCGACCTTCTTGAGCAGATGGTCGTCGACGAACGGACCCTTTTTAAGACTACGAGGCATCGCTGCTACTCCTTCCGCGGCCTAGCGCTTCTTGCCGGTGCGCCGGCGACGGACGATGAGCTTGTCGCTCGGCTTGTTGGGCTTGCGGGTGCGGCCCTCGGGCTTGCCCCACGGGCTGACCGGGTGGCGACCACCGGAGGTCTTGCCTTCACCACCACCGTGCGGGTGGTCGACCGGGTTCATCACGACACCACGGACAGTCGGGCGCTTGCCCTTCCACCGCATACGGCCGGCCTTGCCCCAGTTGATGTTGGCCTGCTCGGCGTTGCCCACCTCGCCGACGGTGGCGCGGCAGCGCACGTCGACGCGACGGATCTCACCGGACGGCATACGCAGCGAGGCGTAGGCGCCTTCCTTACCCAGCAGCTGGATGCTCACGCCCGCCGAGCGGGCCAGCTTGGCACCGCCACCGGGCCGCAGCTCCACAGCGTGGATCACGGTGCCGGCGGGGATGTTGCGCAGCGGCAGGTTGTTGCCCGGCTTGATGTCGGCGTTCGGCCCCTGCTCGATCACGTCACCCTGCTTCAGGCCCTGCGGCGCGATGATGTAGCGCTTCTCGCCGTCCAGGAAGTGAAGCAGCGCGATGTTCGCGGTGCGGTTGGGGTCGTACTCGATGTGCGCGACCTTGGCGTTGACGCCGTCCTTGTCATGGCGACGGAAGTCGATGACGCGGTAGGCACGCTTGTGGCCGCCACCCTTGTGCCGGGTGGTGATGCGGCCGTGGGCGTTACGTCCACCCTTGCCGTGCAGCGGGCGAATCAGCGATTTCTCCGGAGTCGAACGAGTGATCTCGGCGAAATCGGAGACGCTGGCACCGCGACGACCGGGGGTCGTCGGCTTGTACTTGCGAATTCCCATATCAGTTAAATCCTCTTAGTTCCCGGCTTTAGGCCGGGGCTCCGAACAGTTCGATCGGCTTGCTGCCGGCGGCCAGGGTCACGATGGCGCGCTTGGTGTCCTTGCGCTTGCCGAAGCCC
It encodes:
- the rplP gene encoding 50S ribosomal protein L16 — translated: MLIPRKVKHRKQHHPRQRGIASGGTSVSFGDYGIQALGHAYITNRQIESARIAINRHIKRGGKVWINIFPDRPLTKKPAETRMGSGKGSPEWWIANVKPGRILFEISYPDEKIAKEALTRAIHKLPIKARIVSREEQF
- the rpsC gene encoding 30S ribosomal protein S3 — its product is MGQKINPHGFRLGITTEWKSRWYADKQYSDYVKEDVAIRRLLATGLERAGIADVEIERTRDRVRVDIHTARPGIVIGRRGTEADRIRADLEKLTGKQVQLNILEVKNPESQAQLVAQGVAEQLSNRVAFRRAMRKAIQSAMRQPNVKGIRVQCSGRLGGAEMSRSEFYREGRVPLHTLRADIDYGLYEAKTTFGRIGVKVWIYKGDIVGGKRELTAAAPASDRPRRERPSGTRPRRSGTEAGRAATGDDAPAATEAAAASAPAAESTEN
- the rplV gene encoding 50S ribosomal protein L22, producing the protein MSNTVSNVIEYPSATAKARFVRVSASKARRVIDLVRGKSVEEALDILRWAPQAASEPVAKVIASAAANAQNNEGLDPTTLVVATVYADEGPTAKRIRPRAQGRAFRIRKRTSHITVIVESRPPKQKGAGAGSARSRRAQGSKAATKKSAETKGGSE
- the rpsS gene encoding 30S ribosomal protein S19; the encoded protein is MPRSLKKGPFVDDHLLKKVDVQNEKNTKQVIKTWSRRSTILPDFIGHTFAVHDGRKHVPVFVTEAMVGHKLGEFAPTRTFKGHIKDDRKSKRR
- the rplB gene encoding 50S ribosomal protein L2, producing the protein MGIRKYKPTTPGRRGASVSDFAEITRSTPEKSLIRPLHGKGGRNAHGRITTRHKGGGHKRAYRVIDFRRHDKDGVNAKVAHIEYDPNRTANIALLHFLDGEKRYIIAPQGLKQGDVIEQGPNADIKPGNNLPLRNIPAGTVIHAVELRPGGGAKLARSAGVSIQLLGKEGAYASLRMPSGEIRRVDVRCRATVGEVGNAEQANINWGKAGRMRWKGKRPTVRGVVMNPVDHPHGGGEGKTSGGRHPVSPWGKPEGRTRKPNKPSDKLIVRRRRTGKKR